Proteins encoded by one window of Modestobacter marinus:
- a CDS encoding FAD binding domain-containing protein, which produces MIPAPFAYARPTTVEEALQAIADGGEDVKVLAGGQSLIPVMRLRLAAPETLVDLTRVTELRGVREDGEMLVIGAMTTHADVLTDPLLAQYGQLIVQATETVADRQVRRRGTFGGALAHADPAGDLPAVALALDAEFVLAGPGGRRTVPAAEFFVDYLTTALEEGELLVEIRVPKLGEGWGVRYEKFNRVAQAWSIVAVAAAVRREGGRIAEARIGLTNMGPTPLRASATEAALVGVDVSMETVTAAAAQAAEGTSPSNDLNAQADYRQHLAQVLTRRALAAAAGL; this is translated from the coding sequence GTGATACCCGCACCCTTCGCCTACGCCCGCCCGACCACGGTCGAGGAGGCCCTGCAGGCGATCGCCGACGGCGGCGAGGACGTCAAGGTCCTCGCCGGCGGGCAGTCGCTGATCCCGGTCATGCGCTTGCGGCTGGCCGCGCCCGAGACGCTCGTCGACCTCACCCGGGTCACCGAGCTGCGCGGCGTGCGGGAGGACGGCGAGATGCTGGTCATCGGCGCGATGACCACGCACGCCGACGTCCTCACCGACCCGCTGCTGGCGCAGTACGGCCAGCTGATCGTGCAGGCCACCGAGACGGTGGCCGACCGGCAGGTGCGCCGGCGCGGCACCTTCGGTGGGGCGCTCGCGCACGCCGACCCGGCCGGGGACCTCCCGGCGGTCGCGCTTGCCCTGGACGCGGAGTTCGTGCTCGCCGGCCCGGGCGGGCGGCGCACCGTGCCCGCGGCGGAGTTCTTCGTCGACTACCTCACCACCGCGCTGGAGGAGGGGGAGCTGCTGGTCGAGATCCGGGTGCCCAAGCTCGGCGAGGGCTGGGGCGTGCGGTACGAGAAGTTCAACCGGGTGGCCCAGGCCTGGTCGATCGTGGCGGTGGCCGCGGCCGTCCGGCGGGAGGGCGGCCGGATCGCCGAGGCCCGGATCGGGCTGACCAACATGGGGCCGACCCCGCTGCGGGCCTCGGCCACCGAGGCCGCGCTGGTCGGGGTGGACGTCAGCATGGAGACGGTGACCGCGGCGGCGGCCCAGGCCGCCGAGGGCACCAGCCCCAGCAACGACCTGAACGCCCAGGCGGACTACCGGCAGCACCTCGCCCAGGTGCTGACCCGGCGGGCGCTGGCGGCGGCGGCCGGGCTGTAG
- a CDS encoding SRPBCC family protein, with protein sequence MQLENAFTVPVPIDEAWRVLLDIERIAPCMPGAALDSVTGDDFTGRVKVKLGPINLTYQGKASFVEKDDTAHRAVIDARGKDQRGNGTAAAVITATLAAEGDTTRVDVLTDLNITGRPAQFGRGVMTDVGNKLLGQFADKLSAQLASGDAEGDASRAAAAVGSQEPTVAGTATAAAAKAAATTAGVVEEAAASVEGAAGDSPAADAAKKAGAAAKKTAAAAADKAADAEQAAAPVKATPAKAAPAKSTPAKAAVPDPLTPPAKRAPAAADSAPSATDSAPAAGDAAPFSGTGTVEDQAPDAEPASTTAPDVASVAGPRKAPSKPPTGTTAPPNRPAGGGPARSAPGAPQRPLTAVEPEPIDLLEVAGGAALIRYAAPAAGVTVLALLLALLLRRRRR encoded by the coding sequence GTGCAGCTGGAGAACGCGTTCACCGTGCCGGTGCCGATCGACGAAGCCTGGCGGGTGCTGCTGGACATCGAGCGCATCGCCCCCTGCATGCCCGGGGCTGCCCTCGACTCGGTGACCGGGGACGACTTCACCGGCCGGGTGAAGGTGAAGCTCGGGCCGATCAACCTGACCTACCAGGGCAAGGCGTCGTTCGTGGAGAAGGACGACACAGCCCACCGCGCGGTCATCGACGCCCGCGGCAAGGACCAGCGCGGCAACGGCACCGCGGCGGCGGTCATCACCGCCACGCTCGCGGCCGAGGGCGACACCACCCGCGTCGACGTCCTCACCGACCTGAACATCACCGGGCGGCCGGCCCAGTTCGGCCGCGGCGTCATGACCGACGTCGGCAACAAGCTGCTCGGCCAGTTCGCCGACAAGCTCTCCGCCCAGCTGGCCAGCGGGGACGCGGAGGGCGACGCCTCCCGGGCCGCGGCAGCCGTGGGCTCGCAGGAGCCCACCGTGGCGGGGACGGCGACCGCCGCTGCCGCCAAGGCCGCCGCGACCACCGCGGGCGTGGTCGAGGAGGCCGCGGCCAGCGTCGAGGGTGCCGCGGGCGACTCCCCGGCGGCCGACGCCGCCAAGAAGGCCGGTGCCGCGGCGAAGAAGACCGCGGCTGCGGCGGCGGACAAGGCGGCCGACGCCGAGCAGGCGGCGGCCCCGGTGAAGGCCACTCCCGCCAAGGCGGCACCGGCGAAGAGCACCCCCGCGAAGGCCGCGGTCCCCGACCCGCTGACCCCGCCGGCGAAGCGCGCCCCCGCGGCCGCCGACAGCGCCCCGTCGGCCACCGACTCGGCTCCGGCCGCGGGTGACGCAGCGCCCTTCTCCGGCACCGGCACGGTCGAGGACCAGGCGCCCGACGCCGAGCCCGCCTCGACCACGGCGCCCGACGTGGCCTCGGTGGCCGGCCCTCGCAAGGCGCCGAGCAAGCCGCCGACCGGCACCACCGCCCCGCCGAACCGCCCGGCCGGGGGTGGCCCCGCGCGCAGCGCGCCGGGCGCGCCGCAGCGGCCGCTGACGGCGGTCGAGCCGGAGCCGATCGACCTGCTCGAGGTGGCCGGGGGCGCAGCGCTCATCCGGTACGCCGCCCCGGCGGCCGGGGTCACCGTCCTGGCCCTGCTCCTCGCCCTGCTCCTGCGCCGCCGCCGCCGCTGA
- a CDS encoding alpha/beta family hydrolase — translation MTAALEVPTPLGPARVHPAEPAADVRGTLVLGHGAGGGSGSADLLAVTAAACAAGWRVLRVDQPWVVAGKRIASAPARLDEGWTAVLGTLRADGLLTGPLVLGGRSAGARVACRTAAALGAAGVLALAFPLHPPGKPEKSRAPELRGVAVPLLVVQGETDAFGRPAEVVTALAGHPGEISAVPGDHALKRDVDAVAGATVAWLHRR, via the coding sequence GTGACAGCCGCGCTGGAGGTGCCCACCCCGCTCGGCCCGGCCCGCGTGCACCCCGCCGAGCCGGCGGCCGACGTCCGCGGCACCCTCGTGCTGGGGCACGGCGCCGGGGGCGGGTCCGGCTCCGCCGACCTGCTGGCCGTCACCGCCGCCGCCTGCGCGGCGGGCTGGCGGGTGCTCCGCGTCGACCAGCCGTGGGTGGTGGCCGGCAAGCGGATCGCGTCCGCTCCGGCCCGGCTCGACGAGGGCTGGACGGCGGTGCTCGGCACCCTGCGCGCCGACGGCCTGCTGACCGGGCCGCTGGTGCTGGGCGGGCGGAGCGCCGGGGCCCGGGTGGCCTGCCGGACGGCGGCCGCGCTGGGCGCCGCCGGGGTGCTGGCGCTGGCCTTCCCGCTGCACCCGCCGGGCAAGCCGGAGAAGAGCCGCGCACCCGAGCTGCGCGGAGTCGCCGTCCCGCTGCTGGTGGTGCAGGGGGAGACCGACGCGTTCGGCCGTCCCGCCGAGGTGGTCACCGCGCTGGCCGGTCACCCGGGAGAGATCAGCGCCGTCCCGGGCGACCACGCGCTGAAGCGGGACGTCGACGCCGTGGCCGGCGCAACCGTGGCGTGGCTGCACCGTCGCTGA
- a CDS encoding amidohydrolase family protein, protein MVHRFTARAVVVGDRAGTVVPDAVLDVEDGLISWVGPAAEAPAAPDAEVTALPGVLVPGMVNTHSHAPMVLFRGQGEGLPLDRWLQEVMWPREARLTPEDVEVAMAAASAEMLRHGVTTSVEMYFHPDRMADAVRRTGARGVITHPLIGLPGFGTFDEQLARAADSAGTGDDQVEWGIGPHAAYTVPLPVLTQAAEVGREHGMLLTIHVAETATEGDELLAQHGQSVPQLLAAHDVLGGRVLANHCVHMDDGDLELWREYDVAVAHCPGSNTKLASGTARLRDMLDLGIRVGMGTDGPASNDNLDLFEDLRLAAQLARLRERDATALTAPEAFWLATGGAAAAIGREDLGQLTVGRRADLVHVDTDDIAFVPVGEVTDLLTHLVWSVGSRHVRDTWVGGRQVVANGVSTTVDEAELRADVQTRAMRLAAG, encoded by the coding sequence ATGGTGCACCGCTTCACCGCTCGCGCCGTCGTGGTCGGGGACCGCGCCGGCACCGTCGTCCCCGATGCCGTGCTGGACGTCGAGGACGGCCTGATCAGCTGGGTCGGTCCGGCCGCCGAGGCGCCGGCGGCGCCGGACGCCGAGGTCACCGCACTGCCCGGCGTGCTGGTCCCCGGCATGGTCAACACCCACTCGCACGCGCCGATGGTGCTGTTCCGCGGCCAGGGTGAGGGCCTGCCGCTCGACCGCTGGCTGCAGGAGGTCATGTGGCCGCGGGAGGCCCGGCTCACCCCCGAGGACGTCGAGGTGGCGATGGCCGCGGCGTCGGCGGAGATGCTGCGGCACGGCGTGACCACCAGCGTGGAGATGTACTTCCACCCCGACCGGATGGCCGATGCGGTGCGCCGCACCGGGGCCCGGGGGGTCATCACCCACCCGCTGATCGGGCTGCCCGGGTTCGGCACCTTCGACGAGCAGCTGGCGCGTGCCGCCGACTCCGCCGGTACCGGTGACGACCAGGTCGAGTGGGGGATCGGCCCGCACGCGGCCTACACCGTGCCGCTGCCGGTGCTCACCCAGGCCGCCGAGGTGGGCCGCGAGCACGGGATGCTGCTGACCATCCACGTCGCCGAGACCGCCACCGAGGGCGACGAGCTGCTGGCCCAGCACGGGCAGAGCGTGCCCCAGCTGCTCGCCGCGCACGACGTGCTCGGCGGCCGGGTCCTGGCGAACCACTGCGTGCACATGGACGACGGCGACCTCGAGCTGTGGCGCGAGTACGACGTCGCGGTGGCGCACTGCCCGGGCAGCAACACCAAGCTGGCCAGCGGCACAGCCCGGCTGCGGGACATGCTCGACCTGGGCATCCGGGTGGGGATGGGCACCGACGGGCCGGCGTCCAACGACAATCTCGACCTGTTCGAGGACCTCCGGCTGGCCGCCCAGCTGGCCCGGCTGCGCGAGCGGGACGCCACCGCACTCACCGCCCCGGAGGCGTTCTGGCTGGCCACCGGCGGCGCGGCCGCGGCGATCGGCCGCGAGGACCTCGGCCAGCTGACCGTCGGCCGGCGTGCGGACCTGGTGCACGTGGACACCGACGACATCGCGTTCGTGCCGGTCGGCGAGGTCACCGACCTGCTGACCCACCTGGTCTGGTCGGTGGGCTCCCGGCACGTGCGCGACACCTGGGTCGGTGGCCGGCAGGTCGTGGCGAACGGCGTCTCCACGACGGTCGACGAGGCCGAGCTGCGCGCCGACGTGCAGACCCGGGCGATGCGCCTCGCCGCCGGCTGA
- a CDS encoding radical SAM domain-containing protein codes for MTLLGRARAGWRRFATRTRPVHPETARALAERWAALPAHVQTPAQSLGRHAVGCEGTHGVFPKCNLTCTPCYHSADANKVRIDGQHTVDQVEQQMAYLEQRRGPYAHAQLIGGEVSLLPPDDHAAALQAMRAHGRSPMSMTHGDFDADYLRALVTGDDGGLRFDRVSFAAHFDMLMRGRRGAVKPRSEAELHPFRERFVQMFRELRAETGLRYYLAHNMTVTPANLDQVAETVRAVLPMGFSMMSFQPAAHVGDDRRWKESYAAVDVDAVWAQLERALGHRVPHEGIEFGDPRCNRVAFGFLVAGRWHGLIDPDDARDRAARNQFFAHFGGVAFSGTPPLLLVVKVLRVLRRHPADLPVALGWVLRTVRRAGGVRALARAARAGALGLMTFEVHSFMDAEQVGPAWELMQRGEQATDPQLRATQERLAACTYSMAHPETGQLVPACAQHSVLDLAENAQLRKLLPLTVVG; via the coding sequence ATGACGCTGCTCGGACGAGCGCGGGCCGGCTGGCGCAGGTTCGCCACCCGCACCCGCCCGGTGCACCCGGAGACGGCGCGGGCGCTGGCCGAGCGCTGGGCGGCGCTCCCGGCGCACGTGCAGACCCCGGCGCAGAGCCTGGGCCGGCACGCGGTCGGCTGCGAGGGCACCCACGGTGTCTTCCCGAAGTGCAACCTGACCTGCACGCCCTGCTACCACTCCGCCGACGCCAACAAGGTGCGCATCGACGGGCAGCACACCGTCGACCAGGTCGAGCAGCAGATGGCCTACCTGGAGCAGCGGCGCGGGCCCTACGCGCACGCCCAGCTGATCGGCGGCGAGGTGAGCCTGCTGCCGCCGGACGACCACGCGGCGGCGCTGCAGGCGATGCGCGCCCACGGCCGGTCGCCGATGTCGATGACCCACGGGGACTTCGACGCCGACTACCTGCGGGCGCTGGTGACCGGCGACGACGGCGGCCTCCGGTTCGACCGGGTGAGCTTCGCCGCCCACTTCGACATGCTGATGCGGGGCCGCCGCGGGGCGGTGAAGCCCCGGTCGGAGGCGGAGCTGCACCCGTTCCGCGAGCGGTTCGTGCAGATGTTCCGGGAGCTGCGCGCCGAGACCGGCCTGCGGTACTACCTGGCGCACAACATGACGGTCACCCCGGCCAACCTCGACCAGGTGGCCGAGACGGTGCGCGCGGTGCTGCCGATGGGCTTCTCGATGATGAGCTTCCAGCCCGCCGCGCACGTGGGGGACGACCGCCGGTGGAAGGAGTCCTACGCCGCGGTCGACGTCGACGCCGTGTGGGCGCAGCTCGAGCGGGCGCTGGGTCACCGGGTGCCGCACGAGGGCATCGAGTTCGGTGACCCCCGCTGCAACCGGGTCGCCTTCGGCTTCCTGGTCGCCGGCCGCTGGCACGGGCTGATCGACCCGGACGACGCCCGCGACCGCGCCGCCCGGAACCAGTTCTTCGCGCACTTCGGCGGGGTCGCCTTCAGCGGCACGCCCCCGCTGCTGCTGGTCGTCAAGGTGCTCCGGGTGCTGCGCCGGCACCCCGCTGACCTGCCGGTCGCGCTGGGCTGGGTGCTGCGCACGGTCCGCCGCGCCGGTGGGGTCCGGGCGCTGGCCCGCGCCGCCCGGGCCGGTGCGCTCGGGCTGATGACCTTCGAGGTGCACAGCTTCATGGACGCCGAGCAGGTGGGCCCCGCCTGGGAGCTCATGCAGCGCGGGGAGCAGGCCACCGATCCGCAGCTGCGTGCCACCCAGGAGCGGCTGGCCGCCTGCACCTACTCGATGGCCCACCCGGAGACCGGCCAGCTGGTGCCGGCCTGCGCTCAGCACTCCGTGCTCGACCTGGCCGAGAACGCCCAGCTGCGGAAGCTGCTGCCGCTGACGGTGGTGGGCTGA
- a CDS encoding ABC transporter ATP-binding protein, which translates to MSGSLQLTGLTRVHTPGAPPALEDLTLAVPAGSCVAILGPSGSGKSTVLRLTAGLDTPTRGAVHLDGRDLAGVVPERRGMAMVFQRPLLFPHLSVRDNVGFADRVRGLPRRQARERAEEYLGLVQLGGFGSRPARSLSGGQEQRVALARALAAEPRVLLLDEPFSALDTGLRQEMHELLADLRLRLAPTVLLVTHNPAEADALADTVAVLDAGRLQQHGPMRELYARPRSLAVSRLLGGRTEVPGTVAGGRHRSALGDLELPDLVAEGPGVLVVRPEAVTLVSAADADARGTVVQVRRRGLRALVTVEVAGRGSSPAAVDAELPPGQEVAVGAAVGLRIPVTARCVVPPAGLPAGASARDRQP; encoded by the coding sequence ATGAGCGGCTCGCTGCAGCTCACCGGGCTCACCCGGGTGCACACCCCGGGCGCCCCGCCGGCACTGGAAGACCTGACCCTCGCCGTCCCGGCCGGCTCCTGCGTGGCGATCCTGGGCCCCTCGGGCTCCGGGAAGAGCACCGTGCTGCGGCTGACCGCCGGGCTGGACACGCCGACGCGGGGCGCGGTGCACCTCGACGGCCGGGACCTCGCCGGCGTCGTCCCGGAGCGCCGGGGGATGGCGATGGTCTTCCAGCGACCGCTGCTGTTCCCCCACCTGTCGGTGCGGGACAACGTCGGCTTCGCCGACCGGGTGCGCGGGCTGCCCCGGCGGCAGGCGCGGGAGCGCGCGGAGGAGTACCTGGGGCTCGTGCAGCTGGGCGGGTTCGGCAGCCGGCCCGCCCGGTCGCTGTCCGGCGGCCAGGAGCAACGGGTCGCGCTGGCGCGGGCGCTCGCCGCCGAGCCCCGGGTGCTGCTGCTCGACGAGCCGTTCAGCGCCCTGGACACCGGGCTCCGGCAGGAGATGCACGAGCTGCTGGCCGACCTGCGGCTCCGGCTGGCCCCCACGGTCCTGCTGGTCACCCACAACCCGGCAGAGGCCGACGCCCTGGCAGACACCGTGGCGGTGCTGGACGCCGGGCGGCTGCAGCAGCACGGGCCGATGCGCGAGCTGTACGCGCGCCCGCGGTCGCTGGCGGTCAGCCGGCTGCTCGGCGGGCGCACCGAGGTGCCCGGCACGGTCGCCGGGGGCCGGCACCGCTCCGCACTCGGCGACCTGGAGCTCCCCGATCTCGTCGCGGAGGGGCCGGGGGTGCTCGTCGTCCGCCCGGAAGCGGTCACCCTCGTCAGCGCCGCGGACGCCGACGCCCGCGGCACCGTGGTGCAGGTCCGCCGGCGGGGGCTACGGGCCCTGGTCACCGTCGAGGTGGCCGGGCGTGGGAGCTCGCCGGCCGCCGTGGACGCCGAGCTGCCCCCGGGCCAGGAGGTCGCCGTGGGCGCCGCGGTCGGGCTGCGCATCCCGGTCACCGCCCGGTGCGTCGTCCCCCCGGCCGGACTGCCGGCAGGCGCCTCGGCCCGCGACCGTCAGCCGTAG
- a CDS encoding HAD family hydrolase encodes MTADRTRPDVVAFDVNETLLDLSPVGAGLAEQGASADLLHAVFSRALLTGFAATTAGTWFPFRAAFETAVAQVTGLPAAACSRVADSFMEMSPHPDVEPAFRRLTDAGVRVVTLSHGSPGVAEAGLTRGGVAALVEKTLTSESIRAWKPNREAYLWAAGVCGVAPGQMAMVAAHSWDVLGAGRAGLTTGFTSGRSEKVFADVYAPPHVQGGSLVEVVDALLALPPA; translated from the coding sequence ATGACCGCCGACCGCACCCGACCGGACGTCGTCGCCTTCGACGTCAACGAGACGCTGCTCGACCTCAGCCCCGTCGGCGCGGGCCTGGCCGAGCAGGGGGCCTCCGCGGACCTGCTGCACGCGGTGTTCTCCCGGGCCCTGCTGACCGGTTTCGCCGCCACGACGGCCGGCACCTGGTTCCCCTTCCGGGCCGCGTTCGAGACGGCGGTCGCGCAGGTGACCGGTCTGCCGGCCGCCGCGTGCTCCAGGGTGGCCGACTCCTTCATGGAGATGTCCCCGCACCCCGACGTCGAGCCCGCGTTCCGCCGGCTGACGGACGCCGGCGTCCGGGTGGTGACGCTGAGCCACGGGTCGCCCGGGGTGGCCGAGGCCGGGCTGACCCGCGGCGGGGTGGCCGCGCTGGTCGAGAAGACGCTGACCTCGGAGTCGATCCGGGCGTGGAAGCCGAACCGGGAGGCCTACCTCTGGGCCGCCGGGGTCTGCGGCGTGGCGCCCGGGCAGATGGCGATGGTGGCGGCGCACTCCTGGGACGTCCTCGGCGCCGGCCGGGCCGGGCTCACCACCGGCTTCACCTCCGGGCGGTCGGAGAAGGTGTTCGCCGACGTCTACGCGCCGCCGCACGTGCAGGGCGGTTCCCTCGTCGAGGTCGTCGACGCCCTGCTGGCGCTGCCCCCGGCGTGA
- a CDS encoding DedA family protein, which produces MSVLAAAASDGGGITGFLLDLIDRLGAVGVGLTILIETVIPPIPSEAVLSAAGVLINDGRMSIVPVILWATAGSVAGATILYWVGRLLGPRRSHAFLDRLPLVETADVDRSFEWFARHGRGAVFFGRMVPIVRSFVSVPAGVVKMPMPQFLLFTTAGSLIWNCLLIGLGVAAGDFVQANLQYLDYVVVAVVVIAVAWFVYKKVTGRYRRPPHAGRDLPLEHEDQA; this is translated from the coding sequence ATGTCCGTCCTCGCCGCAGCTGCATCCGACGGAGGCGGCATCACCGGCTTCCTGCTCGACCTCATCGACCGGTTGGGAGCGGTGGGCGTCGGCCTCACCATCCTGATCGAGACGGTGATCCCGCCGATCCCCAGCGAGGCGGTCCTCAGCGCCGCCGGGGTGCTGATCAACGACGGCCGGATGTCGATCGTCCCGGTGATCCTCTGGGCCACGGCCGGCTCGGTGGCCGGCGCGACGATCCTGTACTGGGTCGGCCGGCTGCTCGGCCCGCGCCGGTCGCACGCCTTCCTCGACCGGCTGCCCCTGGTCGAGACCGCCGACGTCGACCGGTCGTTCGAGTGGTTCGCCCGGCACGGCCGCGGCGCGGTCTTCTTCGGCCGGATGGTGCCGATCGTGCGCAGCTTCGTCTCCGTGCCCGCCGGCGTGGTCAAGATGCCGATGCCGCAGTTCCTGCTGTTCACCACCGCCGGCAGCCTGATCTGGAACTGCCTGCTCATCGGCCTGGGAGTGGCGGCCGGCGACTTCGTCCAGGCCAACCTCCAGTACCTGGACTACGTGGTGGTGGCGGTCGTGGTCATCGCGGTGGCCTGGTTCGTCTACAAGAAGGTGACCGGGCGGTACCGCCGGCCGCCGCACGCGGGCCGCGACCTGCCGCTGGAGCACGAGGACCAGGCATGA
- a CDS encoding ABC transporter permease subunit, with protein MTAPGRHGSPGARRAVLLVLPAVVPVVVVVGAALTSAVLLSLGLTPLVGRPELSLDAWRGAELGTSIRLSLAIAAGATAVAAVVGLGLALAVTATVRRSRLLGTLGALTIPVPHLVGAAAMGLLLADAGFLPRLLGVAPEDWPALVGGRWWIAVGAEYAWKESAFIALVVAGVLSSRVASYTETAALLGAGRWARFRHVTLPLAAPALGASAAVSFVYTLGSYEVAALLGRPSPEPLPVLAVRLFTSIDLAARPQAAAVAVTTSALGLVAVLLALRSLRRLAGEQ; from the coding sequence GTGACCGCACCGGGCCGGCACGGCTCCCCCGGTGCCCGGCGTGCGGTCCTGCTGGTGCTGCCCGCCGTGGTCCCGGTGGTGGTGGTCGTCGGCGCGGCCCTGACCTCCGCCGTGCTGCTCAGCCTGGGGCTTACCCCGCTGGTCGGCCGGCCGGAGCTGTCCCTGGACGCCTGGCGGGGCGCGGAGCTCGGCACCTCGATCCGGCTGTCGCTGGCCATCGCCGCCGGTGCGACGGCGGTGGCCGCGGTCGTCGGGCTCGGCCTGGCGCTGGCCGTGACCGCCACCGTGCGGCGGAGCCGGCTGCTCGGCACGCTCGGTGCGCTGACCATCCCCGTCCCGCACCTGGTGGGGGCGGCGGCGATGGGGCTGCTGCTGGCCGACGCAGGGTTCCTCCCCCGGCTGCTGGGCGTCGCCCCCGAGGACTGGCCGGCTCTGGTCGGCGGCCGCTGGTGGATCGCGGTCGGCGCCGAGTACGCCTGGAAGGAGTCGGCGTTCATCGCCCTGGTGGTGGCCGGGGTGCTGAGCAGCCGGGTCGCCTCCTACACCGAGACGGCGGCGCTGCTGGGCGCCGGCCGGTGGGCCCGGTTCCGGCACGTCACCCTGCCGCTGGCCGCCCCGGCGCTGGGCGCCTCCGCGGCGGTCAGCTTCGTGTACACGCTCGGCTCCTACGAGGTCGCCGCGCTGCTGGGCCGGCCCTCGCCGGAGCCGCTGCCGGTGCTCGCCGTCCGGCTGTTCACCTCCATCGACCTCGCCGCCCGGCCCCAGGCCGCCGCGGTCGCGGTGACCACCTCGGCGCTGGGGCTGGTCGCCGTGCTGCTCGCCCTCCGGTCGCTGCGCCGACTGGCGGGCGAGCAGTGA
- a CDS encoding ABC transporter permease — translation MSGAALAARAGSRVGRAALAVWLVLPLVPLLLWAAADRWSAPALLPQAWGTSGLAEARAQGGGAAAARSAVLGTAVAVLATPLGALAGRALTSGALPAPGAALAVLLSPLVLPPFAVALGLDVLLLRLRVPAEAGLVLLLTVAAIPYTTIVLRAAFAAHDRRFEEEARLLGASRWRVVRTVQLPLLAPAFAGAAFLAFLVGWSDYVVTLLVGGGRLVTLPLLVGAAASATGNDAQVAVLALSAVLPPVVLLAVVGSIGRRARR, via the coding sequence GTGAGCGGCGCCGCGCTGGCCGCCCGGGCCGGCTCCCGGGTCGGGCGGGCCGCGCTCGCGGTCTGGCTGGTGCTCCCGCTGGTCCCGCTGCTGCTGTGGGCCGCCGCCGACCGCTGGTCGGCGCCCGCCCTGCTGCCGCAGGCCTGGGGCACCTCCGGGCTGGCCGAGGCCCGGGCGCAGGGCGGCGGCGCCGCCGCCGCCCGGTCCGCGGTGCTGGGGACGGCGGTGGCCGTGCTGGCCACCCCGCTGGGCGCGCTGGCCGGCCGGGCGCTGACCTCCGGCGCGCTGCCCGCACCGGGCGCCGCGCTGGCGGTGCTGCTCTCCCCGCTGGTCCTGCCGCCGTTCGCCGTCGCCCTCGGCCTGGACGTGCTGCTGCTGCGGCTGCGTGTCCCGGCGGAGGCCGGGCTGGTGCTGCTGCTGACCGTGGCCGCGATCCCGTACACCACCATCGTGCTGCGGGCTGCGTTCGCGGCGCACGACCGGCGGTTCGAGGAGGAGGCCCGGCTGCTGGGCGCCTCCCGCTGGCGGGTGGTGCGCACGGTGCAGCTGCCGCTGCTGGCCCCGGCGTTCGCCGGTGCCGCGTTCCTCGCCTTCCTGGTGGGGTGGAGCGACTACGTCGTCACCCTGCTCGTCGGCGGTGGCCGGCTGGTGACCCTGCCGCTGCTGGTGGGCGCCGCCGCCTCGGCCACCGGCAACGACGCCCAGGTCGCGGTGCTCGCGCTGTCGGCGGTGCTGCCGCCCGTCGTCCTGCTCGCCGTGGTGGGCTCGATCGGCCGGCGGGCGCGCCGATGA